One Maribacter cobaltidurans genomic window carries:
- a CDS encoding DUF3347 domain-containing protein — MKRLKVTTSIMAIALVALTTTSCKDAKKEHNDEDGHHSEQMDDNSHMDGAMEEDHSKMDHGDMESSDKMMGNAQHASKSTTLIANYLDLKDALVSDDKDGAAKAGGTMVTALNSFDASSFSSEQQKELKDIIEDATEHAEHIEKSPIDHQREHFDVLSKDMIDLIAITGTEEKLYQDFCPMYNNNKGAQWLSATKEIKNPYYGAKMMSCGSVQKEIN; from the coding sequence ATGAAACGTTTAAAAGTAACAACAAGTATTATGGCAATTGCATTGGTAGCCCTTACAACCACTTCATGTAAAGACGCTAAAAAAGAGCATAACGACGAAGACGGCCACCATTCGGAACAAATGGATGACAATAGTCATATGGATGGCGCAATGGAAGAAGACCATAGCAAAATGGATCATGGCGATATGGAATCGTCGGATAAAATGATGGGCAACGCACAGCATGCATCAAAATCAACAACACTTATTGCCAATTACCTAGACCTAAAGGATGCACTAGTCTCCGACGACAAAGATGGTGCGGCGAAAGCCGGGGGCACGATGGTAACGGCTTTAAATAGTTTTGATGCCAGTTCTTTTAGTTCAGAACAACAAAAAGAATTGAAGGATATTATTGAAGATGCTACTGAACACGCCGAGCACATAGAAAAAAGCCCAATCGACCACCAAAGGGAACATTTTGATGTGTTGAGCAAAGATATGATAGACCTTATCGCCATTACAGGGACGGAAGAAAAGTTATATCAGGATTTTTGCCCCATGTACAATAACAACAAGGGGGCACAATGGCTGAGCGCTACCAAGGAAATAAAGAATCCATATTACGGGGCTAAAATGATGAGCTGCGGGAGTGTACAAAAGGAAATCAACTAA
- a CDS encoding heme-binding domain-containing protein, with protein MKKSVKIIALVFLVGLVGIQFIPTQPNQSDSVPETDFMLVYNVPKTIQKKLQVSCYDCHSNNTQYPWYNKVQPVAWLLEDHVKEGKAELNFNEWDSLSSRRKASKIKSIISQIENDEMPLASYTLIHRDAVFTDTEKQDIINFLTELKNKL; from the coding sequence GTGAAGAAAAGTGTAAAAATCATTGCACTAGTGTTTTTGGTCGGGTTAGTGGGAATTCAGTTTATTCCCACGCAACCCAATCAAAGTGATAGTGTACCCGAAACGGACTTCATGCTAGTATATAATGTTCCTAAAACTATACAGAAGAAGTTACAGGTGTCATGTTATGATTGCCATAGTAACAACACTCAATATCCGTGGTACAATAAAGTGCAACCGGTGGCTTGGTTATTGGAAGACCATGTTAAGGAAGGAAAGGCCGAACTCAACTTTAACGAGTGGGATTCCCTGAGCAGTAGAAGAAAGGCAAGTAAAATAAAATCAATTATTAGTCAGATAGAAAATGACGAAATGCCTCTAGCCTCTTATACTCTTATCCACAGGGACGCCGTTTTTACGGATACTGAAAAACAGGACATCATCAACTTTTTAACGGAACTTAAAAATAAATTATAA
- a CDS encoding DUF3347 domain-containing protein — MKYLKMSMAAMLLLTLSFTNAQEKEKMNMDHSKMNMDGMKMNMEKMQDIKAEAILNDYFSLKDALVADDTKKAAQTGAKLAVSLKAFDKSNYTANQQKELVDIIADAIEHAEHIAKSNIDHQREHFKTLSKDIADMVAITGTKNTLYQQFCPMYDGGSNWLSASKDVKNPYYGSKMLTCGKVTQTIEM; from the coding sequence ATGAAATATCTAAAAATGAGTATGGCAGCAATGCTATTGTTAACCCTTTCTTTCACCAACGCACAGGAAAAAGAAAAAATGAACATGGATCATAGTAAAATGAACATGGATGGGATGAAAATGAACATGGAAAAAATGCAAGACATAAAGGCTGAAGCAATATTAAACGACTATTTCAGTCTAAAAGATGCCCTAGTTGCAGATGACACCAAAAAGGCAGCCCAAACAGGTGCTAAATTGGCGGTTTCACTAAAAGCCTTTGACAAGTCAAATTATACAGCAAATCAGCAAAAGGAACTGGTAGATATTATAGCAGACGCTATTGAACATGCAGAACATATTGCCAAAAGCAATATCGACCATCAACGCGAGCACTTTAAAACGTTGAGTAAGGATATAGCCGATATGGTGGCCATTACCGGAACAAAAAACACGCTATATCAGCAATTTTGCCCGATGTATGATGGTGGCAGTAATTGGTTGAGTGCTAGCAAGGACGTTAAGAATCCATATTACGGTAGTAAAATGTTGACGTGCGGAAAGGTTACACAAACTATAGAAATGTAG
- a CDS encoding DUF2231 domain-containing protein, with translation MKKTVSFLVLLLSLMSLHASAPESIGNNSGYSANSLGTFYALELSEKLQQHTESHAEKPINKEEVALDEFDNLHPLVVHFPIVLLLFAALLQGIQLFVLKRNLDWVILFLIGTGFIGAYVAGTFVHPHTHGLTDIAQKVLDNHDKYADWTIWSSALAAVLKVISLFWIKLNRGFEIAVLLVMAFSAFSVSQAGHYGAQLVYIQGVGPQGQYLETETPEEESHSH, from the coding sequence ATGAAAAAAACAGTTTCATTTTTAGTACTGCTTTTAAGCCTAATGTCGCTTCATGCAAGTGCCCCTGAGTCCATTGGGAACAATTCGGGATATTCGGCGAATAGTTTGGGAACCTTTTATGCTCTTGAATTGTCCGAAAAACTACAGCAACATACCGAAAGCCACGCTGAAAAGCCCATAAACAAGGAGGAGGTGGCTTTGGATGAATTCGACAATTTACATCCGTTGGTGGTGCATTTTCCTATCGTACTCCTTTTGTTTGCGGCATTGCTCCAAGGTATTCAGCTGTTCGTCCTTAAAAGGAACTTGGACTGGGTTATCTTGTTTCTTATTGGTACTGGTTTTATTGGGGCCTACGTAGCGGGAACTTTTGTACACCCGCATACCCATGGCCTTACGGATATAGCCCAAAAAGTATTGGATAACCATGATAAATATGCAGATTGGACCATTTGGTCGAGCGCTCTGGCCGCAGTATTGAAGGTTATCAGCCTTTTTTGGATAAAACTGAATCGAGGTTTTGAAATAGCCGTTCTCCTTGTTATGGCCTTTTCGGCGTTCTCCGTTTCACAAGCAGGACATTATGGCGCTCAGCTCGTTTATATTCAGGGCGTTGGCCCACAGGGCCAGTATTTGGAAACTGAAACGCCAGAGGAAGAAAGCCATTCGCATTAA
- a CDS encoding FMN-binding glutamate synthase family protein, which translates to MRRIFLISSITLLVVLAGLIMWKPHLWWLALLIAPFMLLGTKDYFQKSNNIRRTYPLLGRITILLEKQRHVVQETVLLNRTEGKPFNWIQKEIVYKRAEDAVKNQPFGTQIPYDEVGREWFTHSTYPAKEIKDDFRVTIGSSKCSKPYSASILNLAGMSYGSISKNATLAFNGGAKIAGFAQNTGEGGFTPYHQEYGADVIFQFGTGYFGCRTEEGDFDPKKFAEIASNEVIKMIEIKVSQGAKPGFGAILPAKKNTEEIAKYRDVEKGTEILSPPHHAAFSNDSEMIGFIQKLRKLSGGKPIGIKMCIGQQDEFEKMVRIFAEKQNYPDFIAIDGAEGGSGAAHMESLHWAGLPIIEAIDFTHSILKKYKLRDEIKLMAAGKIISAFDIYRMLALGADACYSARGMMFALGCVQSLKCNLDTCPTGITTMVPSRVASLVVEDKKTKVANYHKNTMEAFKELLKSMGLESRKGIDKKFIVRRINENGTKTYQELYSNGLNGRKIKSNG; encoded by the coding sequence ATGAGAAGAATATTTTTAATATCGTCGATAACGCTGCTAGTTGTACTTGCAGGACTTATAATGTGGAAGCCTCATTTATGGTGGCTTGCGCTGTTGATCGCACCTTTTATGCTTCTCGGCACTAAGGACTATTTTCAAAAATCCAATAATATAAGACGCACCTATCCTTTGCTGGGAAGAATTACCATTCTATTGGAAAAACAACGTCACGTCGTTCAAGAAACGGTTTTATTGAATAGAACAGAGGGAAAACCTTTCAATTGGATACAGAAAGAAATTGTTTATAAACGTGCCGAAGATGCGGTCAAAAACCAACCCTTTGGAACGCAGATTCCGTATGACGAAGTTGGTCGCGAATGGTTTACCCATTCCACGTATCCTGCAAAGGAAATCAAAGATGATTTCAGGGTTACCATAGGAAGTTCAAAGTGTTCAAAACCCTATTCGGCAAGCATCCTCAATCTGGCTGGAATGAGCTATGGTTCCATAAGCAAAAATGCGACCCTTGCTTTTAACGGCGGTGCAAAAATCGCAGGATTTGCCCAAAATACCGGCGAAGGTGGATTTACCCCCTACCATCAGGAATATGGAGCCGATGTTATTTTTCAGTTTGGTACTGGATATTTTGGATGTAGGACAGAAGAAGGGGATTTCGACCCTAAAAAATTTGCAGAAATCGCATCCAATGAGGTGATCAAAATGATTGAGATAAAAGTCTCACAAGGTGCAAAACCCGGTTTTGGTGCCATTCTTCCTGCCAAAAAAAATACCGAGGAAATCGCAAAGTACAGGGACGTAGAAAAAGGAACCGAAATTCTATCGCCACCACATCACGCTGCATTTAGCAATGATTCGGAAATGATTGGCTTTATACAAAAATTACGAAAACTTTCTGGAGGAAAGCCTATTGGGATAAAAATGTGCATCGGACAGCAAGACGAATTCGAAAAAATGGTCCGCATTTTCGCTGAAAAGCAAAACTATCCAGATTTTATAGCCATAGACGGTGCAGAGGGTGGTTCCGGTGCTGCGCATATGGAATCGCTGCATTGGGCCGGACTCCCCATAATTGAAGCCATAGATTTTACACATTCCATTTTAAAGAAATATAAGCTACGTGATGAGATAAAATTAATGGCAGCAGGAAAAATAATATCGGCTTTTGATATCTATAGAATGTTGGCACTTGGTGCCGACGCCTGCTACAGCGCAAGGGGGATGATGTTTGCCCTGGGCTGTGTACAATCCTTAAAATGCAATCTGGATACCTGCCCTACGGGAATCACCACAATGGTACCTTCAAGGGTCGCATCATTGGTAGTAGAAGATAAAAAGACCAAAGTAGCCAACTACCATAAAAACACCATGGAAGCTTTTAAGGAGCTGCTAAAATCAATGGGGCTTGAAAGTAGAAAAGGTATCGACAAGAAGTTCATTGTCCGCCGAATCAATGAAAACGGGACAAAAACATACCAAGAATTATATTCAAACGGATTGAATGGTCGAAAAATAAAAAGCAATGGATAA
- a CDS encoding YceI family protein: protein MDKNAMYFLIILLFSGNVAMNAQNFIVKEGSASFKAKMPLNSYIGKSDDLQGTIDFKDGALNFSVPVKSIKTDNEKRDGHMYELVKAEKNPNVVFEGKLKDDFDFDEKAAQTLTAKGDFTLAGVTREITIPIELKLVSEETIQLKVSWSLLITDYNLERPSFTFIKVNDRHDLSVDALLQKKQ, encoded by the coding sequence ATGGATAAAAATGCAATGTATTTTTTAATAATACTGTTGTTTTCTGGCAACGTGGCTATGAACGCCCAAAACTTTATAGTAAAGGAAGGAAGCGCATCCTTTAAGGCAAAAATGCCCCTTAATTCCTATATCGGTAAATCTGATGATTTACAGGGCACCATTGATTTTAAGGACGGTGCGTTGAACTTTTCGGTACCTGTAAAATCCATAAAGACAGACAATGAAAAACGGGATGGACATATGTACGAGTTGGTAAAAGCGGAAAAAAATCCCAATGTCGTTTTTGAAGGAAAGCTTAAAGACGATTTTGATTTTGACGAAAAAGCGGCGCAAACGCTCACCGCAAAGGGCGACTTTACCCTTGCGGGAGTTACACGGGAAATAACAATTCCTATTGAGTTGAAACTTGTTTCAGAAGAAACAATTCAGTTAAAAGTTTCTTGGTCCCTGTTGATTACCGATTATAATTTAGAACGCCCCAGTTTTACATTTATAAAAGTTAATGACAGGCACGACTTGAGTGTGGATGCGCTTCTTCAGAAAAAACAGTAA
- a CDS encoding ferredoxin reductase family protein codes for MNSKHIFAVSTYFIAMAIPLLMVYGLMPTTEEGFIAQIGMLMGLSGIMMVFFQFIISARIKWLDRLFAYNNLIDFHRRMGIWAFIFIVAHFMLLTLSEQSFDMLLGYDEPWFINLGKIAFLILLVQVVVSIGHRKIKINYERWRAMHDVFAIGILLLMFVHSFYAGDDLELLPLQVLWFILPPTAIAFFIWQRYFLFTFAPKYKVLNVVKKANNTYSVQFVPINGNEPYSHNPGQFHFIKFIDCRHIKSEEHPFTISSSPSQKLHLASTIKASGDFTSQIHQLQEGDKVKIIGPFGKMSHIEKSHSGPIVFIAGGIGITPFVSMLQYMADKGEEREVMLFYSNATESDIAFREELSHISENTSLKLKVVHILSKQDDWEGEKGRFDMELLKKYCSAPLSQNDYYVCGPPLMIEVVIKDLRQLQVPLNKIHSEMFGLAQSGSPITYHKKQAQLVSRLIVLALLVLVILFAGLRSGWKLFGAMH; via the coding sequence ATGAACAGTAAACACATCTTTGCAGTAAGCACCTATTTCATAGCGATGGCCATCCCATTGCTAATGGTATATGGCTTAATGCCAACTACTGAAGAGGGGTTTATTGCGCAAATTGGGATGCTAATGGGTTTATCAGGTATAATGATGGTGTTCTTTCAATTTATCATTTCTGCCAGAATAAAATGGTTGGACCGATTGTTCGCCTATAACAACTTGATCGATTTTCATAGAAGAATGGGTATCTGGGCATTTATATTTATTGTGGCCCATTTTATGCTGCTTACCTTATCAGAGCAATCTTTTGATATGCTTTTGGGCTATGACGAACCTTGGTTCATCAATTTGGGCAAAATTGCGTTTTTAATATTGTTAGTTCAGGTTGTAGTAAGTATCGGCCACAGGAAAATAAAAATAAACTATGAACGGTGGCGTGCTATGCACGATGTATTTGCCATCGGCATTCTTCTATTGATGTTCGTGCACAGTTTTTATGCTGGGGACGATTTGGAGTTGTTGCCATTACAGGTATTATGGTTCATTCTCCCCCCTACTGCCATAGCGTTTTTTATATGGCAACGGTACTTTTTGTTCACGTTCGCACCCAAATATAAAGTGCTAAATGTTGTAAAAAAGGCCAACAACACATACAGCGTTCAGTTTGTTCCTATAAATGGCAATGAGCCCTATTCGCATAACCCAGGGCAGTTCCACTTTATCAAATTTATAGATTGTAGGCATATAAAATCTGAAGAACACCCATTTACCATATCCTCAAGCCCAAGCCAAAAATTGCATTTGGCATCCACAATTAAAGCATCGGGCGATTTTACCAGTCAAATCCATCAACTTCAAGAAGGTGATAAGGTTAAAATCATAGGGCCGTTCGGCAAGATGTCCCATATAGAAAAATCGCACTCGGGCCCCATAGTATTTATTGCGGGTGGCATAGGAATAACGCCTTTTGTGAGTATGTTGCAGTATATGGCAGATAAAGGTGAGGAGCGGGAAGTAATGCTGTTCTATTCCAATGCCACCGAATCGGACATTGCCTTTAGAGAAGAGTTAAGCCACATTTCAGAAAACACCTCCCTAAAACTGAAAGTAGTGCATATACTCAGCAAACAGGATGATTGGGAAGGTGAAAAAGGACGGTTTGATATGGAATTATTGAAAAAATACTGTTCTGCCCCGCTCTCGCAGAATGATTATTATGTATGCGGCCCTCCACTTATGATCGAGGTTGTAATCAAGGATTTGAGACAATTGCAAGTGCCACTAAATAAAATACACAGTGAAATGTTTGGGCTTGCGCAATCTGGCTCGCCCATTACCTATCATAAAAAACAAGCCCAATTGGTTTCCAGGCTTATTGTTCTTGCTTTATTGGTACTGGTCATTTTATTTGCAGGGCTTCGGTCGGGCTGGAAATTATTTGGGGCAATGCATTAA
- a CDS encoding DUF4136 domain-containing protein: MRTLIKMVVCLIIGVTAVSCSVSSSAIVTDYDREVPFGNYKTFYWSDDFQMDSNKENEPLFFNTLIKKRLKAAIQEQMENKGYVLDKNNPDLLVDSRVVVQTRNMNYNSGGYPYFPSYGHGFGHFGAYGYGYYGGYQSTEEHKEGGVVIELIDMNRRQLVWQGFAPDVLHADTTDKQKEIREAVAKIFAKYQFGKTVKN; this comes from the coding sequence ATGAGAACATTAATAAAAATGGTAGTCTGCCTTATAATAGGTGTTACCGCAGTCAGTTGCTCGGTCAGTTCTTCGGCCATCGTTACCGATTATGACCGAGAGGTACCATTTGGAAATTACAAAACTTTTTATTGGAGCGATGATTTTCAAATGGACAGCAATAAGGAAAACGAGCCGCTTTTTTTTAACACATTGATAAAGAAACGCTTAAAAGCCGCCATACAAGAACAAATGGAAAATAAAGGCTATGTCTTGGATAAGAACAATCCAGATTTACTGGTAGATTCCCGTGTTGTGGTCCAGACAAGGAATATGAACTACAACAGTGGCGGCTACCCCTACTTCCCTTCTTATGGTCACGGCTTCGGACACTTTGGTGCTTATGGCTATGGATATTATGGCGGTTACCAATCAACTGAAGAACATAAGGAAGGTGGTGTCGTTATCGAACTTATAGATATGAACAGACGGCAATTGGTCTGGCAAGGGTTTGCGCCCGATGTACTCCACGCAGATACCACAGATAAACAAAAGGAAATCAGGGAGGCCGTAGCGAAGATATTCGCGAAATATCAATTTGGAAAGACTGTAAAAAATTAA
- a CDS encoding potassium channel family protein, with the protein MEETIKTISTGKGFYGQLFKKVLLTATAVIAISLSYIFWAQADTDILWQHILIVGLALIKTVIIVRLTFTQLAKIIGESHQLAHVLTLFAVLIVLIVFSFTADYHALYVLNPGNFKSSTALNGSFLVQFFEFIYFSMITFSSVGYGDIVPISISGKILVILEIFLSFLVLVFGIANINRIHVDNK; encoded by the coding sequence GTGGAAGAAACAATAAAAACTATATCAACCGGCAAGGGGTTTTACGGACAGCTCTTTAAAAAAGTATTGCTTACCGCAACAGCGGTTATTGCCATATCATTGAGTTATATATTTTGGGCACAAGCTGATACCGACATCCTTTGGCAACATATTCTTATTGTCGGTTTGGCTTTAATAAAGACCGTTATTATTGTTAGGCTTACGTTTACGCAGTTGGCCAAAATAATTGGCGAAAGCCATCAGCTTGCGCACGTCCTCACCTTATTTGCGGTATTGATTGTATTGATTGTTTTTTCTTTCACGGCAGATTATCACGCTTTATATGTTTTGAACCCCGGAAATTTTAAATCGAGCACAGCACTCAATGGTTCATTTTTGGTACAGTTTTTTGAGTTTATCTATTTCAGTATGATCACATTTTCCTCGGTGGGCTATGGCGATATCGTGCCGATTTCCATTTCGGGAAAAATACTGGTGATTCTGGAGATTTTCTTGAGCTTTTTGGTCCTTGTCTTTGGCATTGCCAATATAAATAGAATACACGTCGATAACAAATAA
- a CDS encoding YybH family protein encodes MKTFKLTTLVALLIMATSPLFSQDAKTEKEAVLTVMKSYKDALQNLTTDGTFELFTEDSEVFESGGVEGTYSHYIEHHLGPELGHFEKFEFSDYEIDVKVDVPYAFTTETYLYTIVLNPDDKGNSRTIKKKGVATSLLKKIDGKWKIIKTHSSSRNTK; translated from the coding sequence ATGAAAACCTTTAAATTAACAACTTTAGTAGCGCTATTAATTATGGCGACAAGCCCATTATTTAGCCAAGATGCAAAAACAGAAAAAGAAGCAGTGCTTACAGTAATGAAAAGCTATAAGGATGCCCTACAAAATCTTACGACCGATGGTACTTTCGAATTATTTACCGAGGATTCCGAGGTTTTTGAATCGGGAGGCGTCGAGGGTACGTACAGCCACTATATAGAACATCATTTAGGACCGGAATTGGGTCATTTTGAAAAATTCGAATTTTCAGATTATGAAATCGATGTAAAGGTAGATGTACCCTATGCCTTTACTACCGAAACGTACCTATATACCATTGTCCTCAATCCGGACGACAAGGGAAATAGTCGGACCATAAAGAAAAAAGGGGTAGCAACCTCACTCCTTAAAAAAATAGATGGAAAATGGAAAATAATAAAAACCCATTCATCTTCAAGAAATACAAAATAA
- a CDS encoding DUF2911 domain-containing protein, with translation MSRYISISIVFGLLLITSCKEKKTEPMPEQSKEATTDQPPKKELSPHTSAMATIGNAHIHIDYSSPGVRDRMIFGGLLAYDQVWQAGAHMATWIETDTDIEIDGKELKAGKYGFFTIPTKEEWTIILNSNWNQHGKDEYDEKDDVIRFKITPIIADSLKEHLEYNIKKISDTEGEITLAWEKVKVVIPFKVK, from the coding sequence ATGAGTAGATATATTTCAATAAGTATAGTGTTCGGTCTTCTTCTTATTACCAGTTGTAAAGAGAAGAAAACCGAGCCAATGCCAGAACAGTCAAAAGAAGCAACCACAGACCAACCGCCAAAAAAAGAGCTAAGCCCACACACCTCTGCAATGGCGACCATTGGTAATGCGCACATCCATATTGATTATTCATCGCCAGGGGTTAGGGACAGGATGATTTTTGGTGGTTTGCTGGCGTATGACCAAGTCTGGCAAGCTGGGGCACATATGGCTACGTGGATAGAGACAGATACGGATATAGAAATAGATGGTAAGGAACTGAAAGCAGGTAAATATGGATTTTTTACCATTCCTACAAAAGAAGAATGGACCATCATTTTAAATTCCAATTGGAACCAGCACGGAAAGGATGAATATGACGAAAAAGATGATGTAATACGATTTAAGATAACACCGATTATTGCAGATAGTCTAAAAGAACACTTAGAATATAATATCAAGAAAATTAGTGATACGGAAGGTGAGATAACATTAGCTTGGGAAAAAGTTAAAGTAGTAATTCCATTCAAAGTAAAATAA
- a CDS encoding permease → MNEFLKQWGEAAYTTTGFFWMALWAFILGYIISSMIQIFVTEKRMQKTMGENEGKSVLLGTFFGFISSSCSFSALAGTKSIFKKGASFVSSIAFLLASTNLVIELGIIISIFLGWQFVVGEYVGGILLIGISWILIRLINPKKLIEKARKNLENEDDDEMDGSKDWKKQIKNEDSWARVAKKYKMEWQMVWKDVTVGFTIAGITAAFVPDSFFQTLFINSGQGNTDFTFLEILEHIVVGPVAAFLTFIGSMGNIPLAALLFGKGVSFAGVMAFIFSDLVVFPVLRINAKYYGWKMSLFILFLLFTALIGTALALHYGFDLLNMLPGSSQVKIQDSEFFKIDYTFFLNVAFLIISAYLVYLGFFKKKDVEHSMSEMAPKSPLLESVLKYAAFICYIWLAGGLIVNFLIN, encoded by the coding sequence GTGAACGAATTTTTAAAACAATGGGGCGAAGCCGCCTATACGACTACCGGATTTTTCTGGATGGCGCTTTGGGCATTCATTTTGGGTTATATCATCAGTAGTATGATACAGATTTTCGTGACCGAAAAGAGGATGCAAAAAACAATGGGCGAAAACGAAGGCAAAAGTGTGCTGTTGGGCACGTTTTTCGGCTTTATAAGCAGCTCGTGCAGTTTTTCGGCTTTGGCAGGTACAAAATCCATCTTTAAGAAAGGGGCAAGCTTTGTGTCTTCCATTGCTTTTCTGTTGGCATCTACCAATCTCGTCATAGAATTGGGGATTATCATTTCCATCTTTTTAGGTTGGCAGTTCGTGGTGGGCGAATATGTAGGTGGTATTCTCTTGATTGGTATTTCGTGGATTCTGATACGACTCATCAATCCTAAAAAACTCATCGAAAAAGCCCGTAAGAATCTCGAAAATGAAGATGATGATGAGATGGACGGTTCCAAAGATTGGAAGAAACAAATCAAGAACGAAGACAGTTGGGCGCGCGTTGCCAAAAAATATAAGATGGAATGGCAAATGGTATGGAAGGATGTAACCGTAGGTTTTACCATTGCAGGTATAACAGCAGCTTTTGTGCCAGATTCGTTCTTTCAGACCTTATTTATAAATAGTGGTCAAGGCAATACAGATTTCACATTTCTCGAAATTCTGGAACATATTGTGGTCGGTCCAGTTGCCGCATTTTTGACTTTTATCGGTTCAATGGGCAACATTCCGTTAGCAGCGTTACTATTCGGAAAAGGCGTGAGTTTTGCTGGCGTAATGGCCTTTATTTTTAGTGATTTGGTGGTTTTTCCAGTACTGAGAATCAATGCAAAGTATTATGGTTGGAAAATGTCATTGTTTATCTTGTTTTTATTATTTACAGCATTAATTGGTACGGCATTGGCACTTCATTATGGATTTGATTTATTGAATATGCTACCAGGTTCATCACAAGTGAAGATTCAGGATAGCGAATTTTTCAAGATTGATTATACCTTTTTCTTGAACGTTGCTTTTCTCATCATTTCGGCCTATCTCGTATATCTGGGTTTTTTCAAGAAAAAAGATGTAGAACATTCAATGAGCGAGATGGCACCCAAAAGTCCATTGTTGGAAAGTGTTTTAAAATATGCAGCCTTCATCTGTTATATATGGCTTGCAGGAGGACTGATTGTAAATTTTTTAATCAACTAA
- a CDS encoding phosphoribosylpyrophosphate synthetase has product MKTFDTLSQTMTHLQKQGYTYDFNLCSGHIECNALKLKLHPEDFDVDEMHRFEGMSSTDDNSVLYAISSKNGIKGLLVDAYGVYAENISEAMRKKLR; this is encoded by the coding sequence ATGAAAACATTCGATACCCTTTCCCAAACAATGACCCACTTGCAAAAGCAAGGTTATACCTACGATTTTAATTTATGTTCGGGACACATTGAATGTAATGCGCTAAAGCTAAAATTACATCCAGAGGATTTCGATGTAGATGAGATGCATCGTTTTGAAGGAATGAGCAGTACCGATGACAACAGCGTTCTTTACGCTATTTCATCAAAAAATGGAATTAAAGGATTATTGGTCGATGCCTATGGTGTCTATGCAGAGAATATTTCTGAAGCAATGCGAAAAAAATTAAGATAA